The genomic segment ACCAGAATTccagttttttaattatattcatagaaatatgACTTTTCATAAATAGCCGCAGTTTAATTATCATGGAATCTGCATTATTCCAAAAATGGATTAATCTTTCAttgtttctaaaaatatatgtataaaaatgtagTTTAAAGTTCTGAAagatttctaatatttatttatgaaattagtTTCTTAAATCAAATCTATAAAActttaagaatttttaattatatttttacatattctgatatttttctcatttacATTTCATCGAGTTTCCTTTCACATTTTGTTCAATACTTCCTTGGCtcgattaataaatttcttatcgaTTTCTTTCCACAAACGTGTTGTGATaaatttcttcccttttttttcgATACACTGAAGCTTTTTTATCAACGATGTTATCGAGAAAAACGCtgaaattttaacgatattaaaaattgcagATTAGTTTGCGATAAACGTATCTCTATCCCTGTAGACGATGCCCTTTTTTGGTAAACGAATTAACTGTAGCAAATTTTCGGATTGAATTAGGTTTTTTTGAAACATTACTCATCACGCTGctcgtttcatttatttctggaaaaatattgaaatatttactatCTAGTCAAATGTTTTATCTCTAAGATAATCGAAACACAATAGGAACGGCTATAGAAGTTTCTGTGTAATGTATAACAGATACGTAATACCTTGTTTACTACATGTGTAACATAGTCAATGAGTCAGTTCGAATGTTTATGTTTGCAATTTTTGATTAATGAAGTAGTcgaaataatatgtataacgaatatcgatatCAATATTGattcttaattaaaagtaaCAGCGATTTTCATATTGTTTCAAAAATCAATTACTTCAAAGTTATATTAAAGATTGCTGCAGCATGACTTTTTTACATTGACGTATcagttttttataattatatattttttatttttatttatttttattaattaattaattattttatttattaattatttatttttataattatataaagcaataagtaatacatatatatgaaagAGTAACTAAACAACAAATAATGCAATTATTCAACGCAATATCAACAGCAGTTGAACGACCTGTGACATTATGATCATAAAGTGACTTTAACACGTTGAGTGTCGCATATACCATcaagagaaagagatataCGTAGTCGCAccaattatttttcctttataGAATCATGAACATCTTTCAAAACTACCAACAGAAAAACAACGTAATCATATACTGTACTTATATATAGATGCAAGTCAGCAtctattattgaaaaataagtaataatacaTGTTAATTAAACATGGAGATCTGTTGCACAATTCACTTAGCAAATGCACTGGCTCACAAAAATGTTTGAACACTTACCATTGAAAACTTTTGCCTACATATTGTACgtgtaatgtaaaatattttgaaatttcattagaactGTAATGAAACACTGACTGACTATTCACAGAAAAGTGGATAACTGATTTCTCTAACAAGAAGAACTCGTTGGACAGTGTACCAAGTGTCTTTCCGGCTAAGGTATCATCCATCGTGCACGATATGTACTTTGTCCACGTGCTTGGTTTCGCGGTGAAACTTTCCCAGATTTATCAAGCTATCTCCTCTCGTTCActcgtataaataatttatccgCGGTTTTCTTAAGAAAAATGTGCCTTGATCTTTCTGATCGTTATTGAATGATTTAATGCACTTTCGtattgatttaattaatttggttGTTTAGATATAGAAGAATTATCGGTTCTACGGTCCAAGAAACGTGTTTTGAAAGAACATTCTACAGTAACAGTTACATGTTacagtatttttttaaaacaatttatgcACTGAAAAAATTGTCTAGTTGAACTAAAGGATGTCTCTAATACACTTTCTcgaagattaattaattttatagggTATTACAAATTCAGAAAATTATCAGTTCTATAATAGAATTCAAAAATTCTTGAAATGGaacttgtacaattttttcactcacagtttcgtttcaaataatttatgcaCTGAAAAATTGATGACAATCAATGAGTGTTAGAAATCCACGCCtatctattaaaattctttctcgGAAGAGAACGAAACTAAGTTCCACATGCACAAACATAATCCAAACCTACtttaagatataatataattctacTGCCAAATTATcttatacttttaattaacgGTTTAATAGTATTAACGTTTATTCTCATaacaaaaataagaagaaattcgCTCCTCCCCGATTTAATCCAAATGATCACGAAGAAACTCGACCAGGAATAGTAATCGAATCGCAGATACAgctaaaatttctatatatgtTTGCCGTATAGTTAGATAACGAAATAAGCGTTCACACAGGTTTGGAAGATGCAGCACAAGTGGCCGGCCGTCCACCCTGCTTCTGCCTTGTCAAACCTGCTGTCCGGTTGACTCCGAAATACCTACAAGAAGAACAAGAGAGATGGAGGACAGACCTCGAGGTCGTCTGTCCTGGCCTCCAACACGGGCTATACACGCGTTCACAGTGAACACTCTTTCCTCTAGCATGCTACAAAATAACTACGTCATCAATTCTACCATCTGGGGTTTCGTAACGATGCTCGCGTgacttttccattttcttcctctttccacGTTTGCGAGAATCTGGCAAGGTGACCGTGGAAACTTTCTGGCCACGCTTGCGCGTAGGTTCCAGTCTATTTCTGGATAAGCAATCGTTCGGGGATGTTTCAGTCGTCTTGGGATATTTCTTGAAATCACTAACAGTGTTAGATTTCAAAACTTTTATGATGATTATTAGGTCACATATTTATGGCTTTTTCGACTTTCGATTGTGTTTTACTTTGATAGCACGTTGTACTTTGTGCCGACTTCGTAGACTTCAATGTTCATAAGATATGTGATTAGTGATTTGTTTGAGTttttaatcgtaaaatttgtataatatcacGTGTCGTGAAAATCATGAACATCTGCATTTTGTGAATGTTATCCTACGTTAGATCTTAAtccattttcaaaaaaattcaaatgtttCAAGTCGatcaaaatatccaaaatattcaaaatcttCAATCTTACTAGACACTTGATTCATTTACAACACCATGTAATTTCACAGTTATATATATCTGTGcttcttaaattttattccacttGCTTCCCAGTATACTGATATACGGGTACCAACTAAATTCCTAGATCTTAGGTTAGACTAATAAACTGTAGTCTACTAGAATCTTGCTCTTTTATAAACATACAAAAATTCTACTTACAAGACTTAAGTATTCGTCGAAGTAAAATATCTAACCAAACATAAATCATATgctgaatttaataaatcggATAGTATTTTAACAATTAGTTACACCTAAGACCGGAACAGcacaagtaataaaataagaggTATTATATTTCAACCGAACCCCAGTGTTATTTCGTGTATTCTCACACGTATAAAAAGTATCTGACCAGTGGAACATGATCTGTTCGTGGGGAGAAACGTAAACTCGAGCAAGTAAACGTAAACAAGTAGGAAAACCGCAGCGAACGCGACAGGAGCCGCGATTCACTCTCGATTTCCTTGCGTTTTATCTCGCGATTCCTTGTTCGCAGCGAAAAACaacgaaacaatttttagTAAAGAACAAATACGTCTGACAAATTGTTCACTTGGTAACAAAACTTTATTTCGATACTAATCTATTCGATCAAAGGTATCGATTATTAATTCAAAAGATTCAAATAATAGGAAATCGAATATGACGGAAGAAAATAATCTATTTATCGTAATTGTCAATTCTAGTAActttaatcgatatttttatatgcattaatcgatatatttttttacatcgGTCTTTACAAGAATactattaatttgaaattctttataccaATTTCTTCATTCTTATTAGCAGTATTGTATTCGATATAATAATTCGTTTTTCAGTtggaaaattaacaaaatttaataagaaaattattacgaacgtttttaaaactttttacaaaatttttcttcttcgtactagatattaatttaattttaaattgataaaatgagtatcatttcctaataatgaaataaaatgagtTATATGATACGATAACTTGACGATAAAATTCTTgatagtattatatatttaattttatattatatattataattatatattaaattcaaataaaatatgccTAACATAGATGAATAGCTATAACAGCAGGCTTTACATTACTAACCGACAGATCGAACAATGCTATTCAAACTTTTCTACGGACAAAGAAATACCATGGAAATAGAACCTTTACTAAGGGAAAAATTTAAGTCCATGCGTTCGTTCCAAGAACCTCCATTCAAACTAACAATGTACGACAAAATTTCCCGGCGTTTTCTACTCACGAATCCCCAGTAAAAATCATAAGCAgggaaggagaagaaagaaatgggGAAGGTCCTCACCTGTTGAAGGTCTGTTCATACTGCTTGATCTCGCGACGGGACAGCTCATGGAACTCCGTGTAAACGTTCACGAATTTGTATTGCTTTTTCACTTCTTTCCCTTCCTCCAGCTCCTCGTTGATCCTTTGCCTCCTGCTAAGCAGATTACTGAGCTCAGCGTCTGCCGGCATCCTGATCGTGTGAAAACCCTTCGATCTACTACTGTTAACCTATACGATATCGATTTCGATTTCAAGTTCGAGTTCGCGATACGCACGACTATCGATCTTATGTGACTGtcgatttgaaaatgtatatggaGAAGATTGTATTATAAGAGAATGTTTTGTAGAGAAGGATGATTAGTGTGGAGCAAAATGGTGAGGAATATTAGAGGAGAGGTTTTGTAACTGTCAGATTGGAGCTTAAGACAAAGAATAGAATAGTCCTACTGGCGCGGTGAGCCAGCGTGCACTGACGGTGTGCTGGGTGGCTCGGCTAGTATAGGTACCTTCAGAGACCAGGGACGTATGTAGCATATAGCGAAATAGTGTCACGCGGGGTGCTCTGGGGAATTATCCTTCGCCAGTTCCATTTTGGaggatattatttaaattaaaaatgcttaAGAACAATTAAATAAGGTTATGTTATACTGTACAAATAAGTGATTTATATTGgcaaattaataacataatatttatcaacTTTTCAGGATTCAGCGACTTAACAAGTACTTTTTTACAAGCCGTAACTTATACTGACAAATTAACAACACTATGTATCTCAACTTTGCAGGATTCAACGTTTctgcaattttattgttaataatacatattattctTGTATACGATATGAAGATTGTTTACTTAAAGTTTGAATTTTACAGggcaatattattaaattttgttctcAATAATCAATTATTGACAAAAAATTTGCTACAAAGCATGTCACTGAAGTtagaagatttattttttatataagtttAAGTTTCAAAGATGAAATCAATAATGAACTTATAatagtttcattttaaaaattttctaatttaattttttccccAGATTTCATTCATATTACTTTCACGTATTACAAATTTTCCTTCCACGGAAGTTGGACCATATCAATTCGATGCATCGATAGATTAACCTCCGAAGAATTTCTGCAATAATCTTGCGAACAGTTTATCCGAGATGAATCATTCTGAAAATCACGAAAATTGTCACATGTCCACGCGAATATTTTAGTTATCGCtcttctttaataatttatacataaacATTGTCTCTTAGCATTTCCCAAGTACAAAGTAAATACGTTATTCACAGTCATGAAAATAAGTGTTCTATTTCAAACATAATCATTTAACTCTGTCATACTTAAATACAGAAACAGTTTCCTATACGCTTCTTATAtctaatacatatttacagGTCAAGTTTGAAAGACTTTACACTGGTAACAGTCCCCAGTCGTTTGCAGACATTAACGCCGGGAACAATTACCATTCACGATTCTAAAACGTAAATTTTGTAACGTTTGTGTTTTGCACTGTTAGATAgtaaaattttagtttttgGAATTTGGTAAAGTATCATACTTGGAAAAGTTTAACGAATATACAAATCTTCACTTGCAGGAAATCAATAAACacgaaaatattgaattgtgaaaattatgaaattttgaaattttaaataatgaagAAATCATGAATCATGaaataatgaagaaaaatCATGAACTGCGAACGACCActgaatataatattaattttgtgcagtgaagaattataaaatacaacaattttGAGTTGTGACAGTCTGCAAGTTTGGTAAGTTTCATTTGTAGAGAATTATCGAATTCAGAAGACTTTAATTGTTGGAAAATCACAGAATACAGTGATCTTTGATTACAGAACTCATCAAATTAACAAACTTTGTTTTGTGAAAAATCACATAATTAGAAATCACTGCATTATCAAACTTTCAATGAAATcacaaaatttaaacaatattcaAAGTACCTTAAATACttccattaaaattttcaagaaagtcaaaaaattaactaattgagatattcaaatatctatttattttctcaCCTCTTTAAAAGCACGACAACAAGAATCCTTTATTCTCGTGCAAATAAAACGGAAGAAGAAACACGATATCAGAGAACCCCTTCGAAGGTGAATCATACAGGTATCTCATGTACAACCCTCTCTTCAAAGCTATAGCAACACTTCCGGATGATATCGGAAGCTATCAATGAGCTCTGTTCaaacgaaataaacgatatactCATGAATCAAATATTCAACATATCAAAAGATATATCATcgtaaacataaaaaaaataaaatgtcttCTTCGTCTGAGAAGCCACAAAGAAGACACACTGTAAGTACCTGCAAAAGAAGTTTGAACTTTTGTAGTACACCATTAAAAGGGAAACCTAAGCGGCCAAGTAGCATAAGCATATCTGGAGTTGATTCCAATCCTTCCTCGGCAAAAGAACAAAGTAAAAACCAAATTTTAGTTAGAATTTCTGATGGCAagcaaaagaggaaaaaaaagaaattgcagcAAAAGACATCGAAATTAAAAGGAACTGTGGGAGGTAATCGtgggaaagaaaagaagaaagaaaaaagaaaaaagaaatgcaaAACAAAGAAATCGATTGTGAAGGTAGATCCTAATACAGATTGGGAAACGTGTAACGAAGATTCCCATCTACCTCCAATTAACAAATCAACAGAGAAATTTTCCCAAAAAGCTACTTCTGGATCTGACAGTAGTGTCTTGTTTAAAGACTTAAGATCGCCAGAAAGGATTCGGGAAGCTCCTTGTTTTGTCGAAGATCGTTTACAGTCACCCATTTTGCTACCGCGCGCATGGGATATCGAAAGTCCAGAAAGACTTGATTTTAAAGAGAATGAAGGTAAACTTCCTGTGAAAGATTTACCTTTTTCTTGTCTATTCGATGATTCTGATGACGAGGAGGATGCATTATGTctaagtaattattttatattaatattgatatcttgtatttaatgatattacaattttctaatCTAAAAATTGAGGGGCTTTTTGGAAAAAGGATCCATAAGAATCTTttgatatatttctatattgaaactattgatatatttcatttgataATATCAGAGTCTAGTAATATTAAAACTGGGGAACTTTCTAGGAAAAAAGCTAACAagaaaaaatagtaaattgaGTAAATTGCACTAAAAGTTTCATAtgtataaattgataattataatttttaaagaatttcattccttttatgtttataaattaaagaaaaattgataagTAACAATTCAGCTATTTAATAAAAGACCTGCACTTGATTAAACTTAAAAGCTCCccaattatttaagaaaacaaCTGTTTCTCCTAAGATATGTGTATTAATggtatattataacgttttttagaaaaagaaaacgtagTTAATACGTATCTAGGTCTCGGAAACAAGGCAAAGAGCAAAAATGATATAAGAATCGAAAAATGCAAGCAGTGGTTGGTCAATGTATCAGTTCCAACAACATCAAGTGATGTTCTCTGGgatgaatttgttaaaaataattgtaaagatATCAGCAGGTATCTTGTGCCAACTAGTAACACACAAAAATCacgattaaagaaatataggCAAACGAGCAACGGGAATGAAAaaggtattaaaatattaacctctaaattctattctgcCTAAATATTAATGCGcacataaattaataaaaccaGATGAAAATTCTATAATCCAAAATGATCATGAAGAAAGATCTATTTTTAAAGAGGTTAAATCAGAGTTGCCTGAAGATATGGATATTGTGCGTGGATATTGGGATAAATCTTCGCAAAAATGGGTTCGAGTTCACTATAGATCCGACGTgtacaattttcttaataataaagaagataATTTTGGAGGGATGACTCTAAAtcaatttcttcaaaaatGCAGGGATCAAAAAGAACAAGTAGATGAACCAGCATCTTTTTCTAGTTCTCCTCCTAGTTCTCATTCTAAATCTCCTTTTAGTTCTTATCCTAGTTCTCcttctttaatatatttgcagaatactaaaaaaaatgtcaaagatataaaaagCAATCCGAAtaacaagagaaaaagaacaaaaagttTTCTTGATGATTTCGAATCGAAGAGATCCAAAACAACAATAGCGAATGTATCAAACTTGGAACTGCAAAGGATAAATCAAATACGTCGATTCGCATTACGattaaagaagaagagaatgaTGGTTGACAATGAAATACCTTCAACttcaaaagatattaattctGATAGTAGAATACGTTCACTGAAAAGAGTGAGTAAAAATGAATTGGATgacagagaaaaagataaaaaaagactAAAACTGATCAAAGTGAAAGATAAACCTACGATTAAATCGGTAGAAATATTAAACggtgtaaaaaaatataaagtggCTGAACAAAAGTAGTGAATCtcataatttgtatttaaatattacgtgcaaactataaatttatttatttatacaattctatatttatatttaaagaaaattcaatattatagaatattgaataatttataatttgcgATATTTTCTCAATGTTATGAAAATTGCGAAAATTGTGAAACTTTTGCTCGatcttttttgtaaattatgaaCTATCTTTTTGATATCGAATTTGTGTTGCGTAAattatatgtacgtatgtataataaGTATCTACACGTTCGattcataaagaaatataGTATTCATTCTCGTATACAGAAAAATGATTCCTATCCACTGTTTTCATTACTTtcctaaatttattttataattatttacctgttattttctaatattaactattattttgaaaattttcttacaGTTATTTGCATAATCaagtaaattgtattattcaCTCAGAAGTAATTGTAAACTAATtcgatttttctattttttacaatgtgagaaatataaaaataattgaaatatattctttaaaattgtattagatttgttataaaatacatacatatgtataaaggTAATAGCAGATAATAGATGCTGCGAAAGAGGTTAAATCACAAACATATGTATGACGCacttgaaaatttcttatGAATCTTGACGATTGAATTTTCTAGAATTTTTTAGTTATCCATATCGTTGAAGATGTCGCAGGATTCATTCTATTGTCGTTTCATTTCGGTCTAAATTATGCTATAAATTACAACACTTTGATCATCTCGTGAAAATACTTGATTTAGATTTCATGATATGTTTTCGCTGAGGCTCTccatcctttttcttctttaaagaACATCAAAATAAAGGAAGTTCGCATTAACGGTATGAGTTTCTTCTTTGGCTTCATACGGAACGTGTTTCTTAAAATGTTACAACTAATTTGGTTTAGTAAacgaaaattaacaaattcatTGAGTATATACGTGAAAACTAATACTGGAAATACATTCCCCGTTGATTTGGATCCAAAATGGGATATAAAGAACGTAAAAGAGATAGTGGCATTTCAAATGGGAATATCACCTGAagacataaaaataatatttgcagGCAAAGAGCTGCATAATTCAACGATAATAGAAGTAAGCCTCATGTATTTTCGAAGATAACTTGTTCCCAATACGTATTTTTAAAGTACAGTGCAGTTACAAGTATGATAACCTCACCCCTTAATCAAAGCTTTTGTCATAGGAATGCGATTTGGGTCAACAAAGTATATTACATGCAATTCGAACTTCATCACAGaggttaaataaaaataaaggtaCTAACACCATTGACGAGTCTTTAGAAATATCTGAATTAAATGATAGCGGAGGAAAGCCAATGAATGAAACTCTTACTGATTTACCATTAGATGAGTCAAATCCACAAGAAAATTTAACCATGGAAGGTAGAATAATCGTAGCCTTTTAAAGGGTAAACACAAGTGGTTAAAGCgaatactaaataaatatgaCTAGCATAAGATGACTAGTTaggattttatataaataatatattatttatttttatagagaAACATGAAAATCCAGCacatttttttgtatattgttCAACACCATGCAAAGCTGTTACAGTTGGTAAATTAAGAGTCAGATGTGCAACCTGTAATAGCGGAGCAGTTACGGTAGATAGAGATCCTCAGTGTTGGCCAGATGTATTACAACCAAGAAGAATAACAGTTCATTGTGAAAATGATTTTTGTCCAGCACCCACATTTATATCCAGTGACACTGAATCCCAAGTTTTATATGCacgtttttatttcaaatgtgGGAAACATGCTAGTTTAGGAGAAGGAGACGAGGCTGTTCCTCTGTATCTTATAAAACCAAATTTAGGAAAAATACCTTGCCTTGCCTGTACAGATGTTAGGTGAATAATTTGTTGATTTTCATATcagcaaaaaataaataataacattttcaaaCATAGGTTATTTATAGGGATATGGTCTTGGTCTTCCCATGTGAAGCTGGCCATGTAACTTGCCTTGATTGTTTCAAAGACTATTGTTCAGTTCGTCTAAGAGAACgtcaatttcaatttgatgACATTAAAGGATATTATACGCTTCCATGCCCAACAGGATGTCAAAATTCTTTCATTCCAGAAGTACATCATTTTCATCTTCTTACCTCTGAGCAGGTaccttatataataaatatacaagtttCAAAAagtctttaaatattaattatttacatatgaTATAGTACGAACAGTATCAGAGATTTAGTACAGAAGAATATGTTTTACGTGCTGGTGGAGTTTTATGTCCAAGACCAGATTGTGGTATGGGCATTATACCAGAATCACCAGATGATGATAGTGAAGAATGTAGAAAGATTCAATGTATTGGTGGTTGTGGGGTAATTATgtatagataaaataatttataaagtacaaaaattttaaataaatcaaaatattaataatatatttttatgtttagtACGTCTTTTGTAGACGATGTTTACAAGGCTACCATTTAGGAGAATGTCAATTACAACCATCTGAATCTTTGAATACAATACATAAATCTG from the Bombus fervidus isolate BK054 chromosome 12, iyBomFerv1, whole genome shotgun sequence genome contains:
- the LOC139992919 gene encoding uncharacterized protein isoform X1 → MSSSSEKPQRRHTVSTCKRSLNFCSTPLKGKPKRPSSISISGVDSNPSSAKEQSKNQILVRISDGKQKRKKKKLQQKTSKLKGTVGGNRGKEKKKEKRKKKCKTKKSIVKVDPNTDWETCNEDSHLPPINKSTEKFSQKATSGSDSSVLFKDLRSPERIREAPCFVEDRLQSPILLPRAWDIESPERLDFKENEGKLPVKDLPFSCLFDDSDDEEDALCLKKENVVNTYLGLGNKAKSKNDIRIEKCKQWLVNVSVPTTSSDVLWDEFVKNNCKDISRYLVPTSNTQKSRLKKYRQTSNGNEKDENSIIQNDHEERSIFKEVKSELPEDMDIVRGYWDKSSQKWVRVHYRSDVYNFLNNKEDNFGGMTLNQFLQKCRDQKEQVDEPASFSSSPPSSHSKSPFSSYPSSPSLIYLQNTKKNVKDIKSNPNNKRKRTKSFLDDFESKRSKTTIANVSNLELQRINQIRRFALRLKKKRMMVDNEIPSTSKDINSDSRIRSLKRVSKNELDDREKDKKRLKLIKVKDKPTIKSVEILNGVKKYKVAEQK
- the LOC139992919 gene encoding uncharacterized protein isoform X2, whose protein sequence is MSSSSEKPQRRHTVSTCKRSLNFCSTPLKGKPKRPSSISISGVDSNPSSAKEQSKNQILVRISDGKQKRKKKKLQQKTSKLKGTVGGNRGKEKKKEKRKKKCKTKKSIVKVDPNTDWETCNEDSHLPPINKSTEKFSQKATSGSDSSVLFKDLRSPERIREAPCFVEDRLQSPILLPRAWDIESPERLDFKENEGKLPVKDLPFSCLFDDSDDEEDALCLKKENVVNTYLGLGNKAKSKNDIRIEKCKQWLVNVSVPTTSSDVLWDEFVKNNCKDISRYLVPTSNTQKSRLKKYRQTSNGNEKDENSIIQNDHEERSIFKEVKSELPEDMDIVRGYWDKSSQKWVRVHYRSDVYNFLNNKEDNFGGMTLNQFLQKCRDQKEQNTKKNVKDIKSNPNNKRKRTKSFLDDFESKRSKTTIANVSNLELQRINQIRRFALRLKKKRMMVDNEIPSTSKDINSDSRIRSLKRVSKNELDDREKDKKRLKLIKVKDKPTIKSVEILNGVKKYKVAEQK
- the Park gene encoding E3 ubiquitin-protein ligase parkin, with amino-acid sequence MSFFFGFIRNVFLKMLQLIWFSKRKLTNSLSIYVKTNTGNTFPVDLDPKWDIKNVKEIVAFQMGISPEDIKIIFAGKELHNSTIIEECDLGQQSILHAIRTSSQRLNKNKGTNTIDESLEISELNDSGGKPMNETLTDLPLDESNPQENLTMEEKHENPAHFFVYCSTPCKAVTVGKLRVRCATCNSGAVTVDRDPQCWPDVLQPRRITVHCENDFCPAPTFISSDTESQVLYARFYFKCGKHASLGEGDEAVPLYLIKPNLGKIPCLACTDVRDMVLVFPCEAGHVTCLDCFKDYCSVRLRERQFQFDDIKGYYTLPCPTGCQNSFIPEVHHFHLLTSEQYEQYQRFSTEEYVLRAGGVLCPRPDCGMGIIPESPDDDSEECRKIQCIGGCGYVFCRRCLQGYHLGECQLQPSESLNTIHKSGYPVDPRRADDAKWDEASNKTIRILTKPCPKCRTPTERDGGCMHMVCTRAGCSYHWCWVCQTEWTRDCMGNHWFG